The DNA segment CAACGGCTGGGTATCAAACTCATCGAAGTTCGGGAGAAATATTGCCTGATCGAAATGCCGATTAAACAGGAAATGATCAATGGATTGAGAACGGTTCATGGTGGCGTTACGTTTTCACTCGCCGATTCGGCTTTGGCTTTTTCGAGTAACAACACCAATGAAGCGTCTGTTGCTTTGCATTGTTCAATGAACTTTACAAAAGCCGTGAAATTGGGAGATACTTTAACGGCGGAAAGTATTCTGATTTCTGATACCAGAAAAACTGGGGTTTATGATATCTCAATTACGAATCAGCATAAAGTTCTGGTGGCCACTTTTCGGGGAACAGTTTATAAAATTGAGAAGAAGGTGACCGATTTGTAAAATACTTTGCAGCCCGACTTGAACGGAGCTCTTTTTTGCAAAACGAAGTGGCGCAAAAAAAGCGGGAGTGGAAGGCGGATTAAGCTGCCCAAATAAAAATTATCACTCGAAAAATTGCTCTAAAACTAAACTTCAAAAACTATTTTGAAGTTTTTTTTATTTTGATGTAATATAATCCCGAAATTAGTTGTCTTACTTATAGAAACAAAACAATGACCCACGAAATCTTTAAAAATACGGTATTCTGTCTCAAGGATGAGATGTATCGTTTTGCGAAAAGATTTGTGATCAGCAGCGATGAAGCCGAAGATGTTGTACAGGATTTAATGATGAAGTTTTGGCAGAAAAAAGAAGAGCTGGGGAATTTTGGAAACATAAAATCCTATGCGATGAAGTCGGTGAAAAATGAATGTTTGAACAGATTAAAGCATGAAGATGTAAAATTAGGTTTTGCAGATTTTCAAAAGCATAGAAG comes from the Chryseobacterium sp. SNU WT5 genome and includes:
- a CDS encoding PaaI family thioesterase — its product is MTPHELAQYLLNQDHFSQRLGIKLIEVREKYCLIEMPIKQEMINGLRTVHGGVTFSLADSALAFSSNNTNEASVALHCSMNFTKAVKLGDTLTAESILISDTRKTGVYDISITNQHKVLVATFRGTVYKIEKKVTDL
- a CDS encoding RNA polymerase sigma factor encodes the protein MTHEIFKNTVFCLKDEMYRFAKRFVISSDEAEDVVQDLMMKFWQKKEELGNFGNIKSYAMKSVKNECLNRLKHEDVKLGFADFQKHRSEIHEVESNNMKDQIIGFINELPEKQKAVIHLKDVEDFDVSEISEILEMEQNAVRVNLMRARQKVKEQILKLMDFENRMIESL